The Plodia interpunctella isolate USDA-ARS_2022_Savannah chromosome 22, ilPloInte3.2, whole genome shotgun sequence genome includes the window ATtagattaaattttgtttgttataacttTTACTATTGTACATGTCATATATTCCACAGATAACATTTGCACAGGCTGCACCACCTGCACCTGTGACGAAGGCAGGTGGGTGTGCGCCGTGGAGGAATGCCATGCCGAGAGACTGGACTTCAACAGACAACTGTCAGTCGCTTTGGCTAGCTTGAAATCTTTAGGTATGGGCATTCTTCTATATTACATTGTACTTAGGCAAACAAAATGCGTTGCTTGCCCCCCAGTCGCGCTAATAACCTCAGCGCGATAGCATTTGAACCTCGATCGTACCGCCATTTTAGTATAGTtttagtttcataaaaatataaaatacaaaaaaatcctataatatacatttatttatctggGTGACagagcaaaatatttttgacgtaTAAGCCATTTCTAGTTGTgccttttattataattaagatttCTATGATCTAAACTGCAGCAAACTTTCAGTTGCAGAGACAGGATCAGAGAATCAGGACAGAAAGAAGCGGTCGACTAACAAAACTAAAGGAAATGAATTCGAATCGAAAATAACTTTCGAAGAACTGTCCCTATGGATGAATGACACGAAAATGAGGCTAGaggaaaaagttaattatatagGTGGGTATCCTTCAAATACCGACGTCCCAAAAATGAATCACacaaatggacaacactccaCTGTACGCACTAAGCGCaaagcttgtatcgcgggtcttatcaaaataaacacagATACGGCCACAATACACCCAGAACTGTGGACAAATATCTGTGAgcacaaatacatatattttcccGGCCTGGGAATCGAAATTAGAACCTCACGTTATATGCCACAATTATTAGCTCGTGCAGATGAATGTTAGTATACATTCGTCATGATGCGGCCGATGCTTATTCcacggattttcatatttttgtttaaaaaagtgaCTAACAGAacaaatttgataaatattacagCTCAGACAACAGAGCAACATGTGAAAGCAACTACAAATAATTCAGAGGATTTGGGATTTGAGGAAGTCCTAAGCAACATCGCTTTAGATAACAACAAAATTCGAAGAAAAAAGCCGAAACTAGAACCAGTGGACGGTGACTACGTGCGCTTCGTAGAGATAGTAACTGGTCATAATGCCACAGACGTACATACAAATAGATATGCAGACAAAGTTGAAATAGAAGATACGCGTTTTAATGATGACAATTCTTTCAAAGTAGACCTCCTTGAGAATCTAAAAGCTAGATTGGaaaagcaatttaaaataggAAACAACACAGGTAATGataatcaaattttacaaataaatacacaaggATAAATAATAGAGTCAGGCTCACAGTCATTTCGAAACTTCTGGGATCCTAACTCAAGGatacgatattttataacacgtCCAAAATCCACGTCACTCTGAAAAAATATCGTTTCCATTTAGAAACCTCCAGGGTAGCGTTCCGCCATGAAGACCATTGATGAGCCCCAAAGGTCATCAAATACCAACTTATTAGCTACTGTACTCCaactacaaattataaaaatatcataaaatataatatcataaatatacgctttgtattttttttttattgagtcTGTCGAAATTAAGAATGACACCCGTAACAAACATGTCACACATACACATCTACAATTTTAGTAGTATATGCTATACTACTAAAATTGTGGATGTGTACGTGTATATAgctcttaaattattatcaatcaATGAATACTGTATCGAATTCTATAGCATAGTTTTATGGAGTGATAAGGAAAGAGGCAAAACATTAACTGATTGTATGTACTTGTAGTTCCAGGTattgataaagaaaaagaacaCAACTTTGAAATTAACAACTACTTAGATGACGTTAACTCTCTCGGTATAGTTAAAAGAGATGTGTCAAAAACTAAAGATGCTAATATTTTGCCGGATGAAGAAAAAGcaagtaataataatgacacaatgaatgattttaaaaataatgttctttATCCATTGATAAGCATAATCAGTGACAAAGAAAATGAACTTAATCAActgtttgcaataaaaaatagtctTATAGCACTTATCGAAGGAATGGATAGCAATTTCACTTTAGACATGGCAAAGATTAATAGTACATCAAGAAACAAAACACTTTTCTCAATATATAAACTTGAAATAGTTCCTGAAACAGCTTTATCTGAGGAGCGTCTTGAAACCAGAAGAGTGGGAGGAAAATTTAAAGGAATACTCATGGGAAAAGATGGCAAAGGTATTCATATTTTAgatatgtatttacaaaaattgcgTCACGATGTCTTTGAAATCATCAGAGACTTGAGAGGAATAAAGCAGTCTGTGCGTTCCAAAAAATTACCAAGagatttaacattattattgcGTGGGTTGAATCATTACGTGCGTAGTCAAGGACTGTCATATATGAAGAACTATCAACATCTTAATAAGTTGAGACGATTTTTGCCTTATGATAATAAGGCAAAACGTATGGCTCTTGAATTGTTAGAGCTTTGTGATAAAGAAATAGGCGCACAAGGTTCTATAAACCAAATTTCAGATACTACTAAAGGTATACTGCAAAGAATTgtgaaacaaaatcaaattgatGATTTTGTAGATTTTGGAGTAAAGATAAGTAGTCCTGAAGATACTCTCAGTAAAGATTTGAAAACAGTTGGTTCTAAGTGGCCGGATATTTCTGAGAAATTCTTAAATATCTCTCCTTCAGACAAACTTTACAATTTGAAACTATTGCACCTTATGTTGACAGTAGACATAGACAAAATGACCAATGCTATGAAACTTTTGAATTTTGCTCAAAATAGACGTGTCAATTTAGACACAACTTTAAGTGATGAAGTAATGACTAAAGTACAAAATGATATCGCAGATTTGAAcgataaaattcaaaaatacgtAATAAAAGATTCTGAAAGAAGTGACTCAATAAAACAAAGCTTTGACTCTATGGAATCTACGAAAAGTAGAtcgtttttaaaacaaattaaaagtcTATTCAAGACTTCGAGAAATGACATACGAACAATGCTAAATAAGAAGGTTTCTAAATCAGATATTGTGAAAGAACTAGCGAAGAACAAATTGGGCGAGCTGGCGAAGAAGAAAATGGCTCAATACGAGAACACTCTGAAGAAATGGCAGTCCAAATTGAGAGTGAAGACTAAAAGATCAGTTTATGATTTCATACAAGTAAAGggtcaaatgaaaaatatcctGCCATCGTATCTTAGGGGAAAAGTAACACCGGCCATTAGCAAATCGATGAAAGAACGCCAGTCGAGGAGGTATATAATGTACGAAAACAACACGAAAGATGTTAAAGGACATAAGGGTATGTAATGCTTTGTGTTTTCTTTCTGTCTTTACCCTCTGCTTTTAAAGTCACACAGGTTAAGTTAGCCCCAAATATACTATATTGTGACAAATATATAAACGTACTAAATTTCAgttaatctgaaaaaaaatattattatcttgccCTGTCTGGGGATCAAACGCGGGACCTCCTGTGTCTTAACGGCGAGTCTTTTTTGGactaatagataataaatatgtatttaaaaataaatttaatgagtttttaaaacttaatatcAATGTTACAGTACAACATAACAACAAAACCACAGTTAAGCACAAAGTGACAACTCCAAAAACAAAAGTTGGGCAAGATACAGGAAAATCTCTCAGGAAAAGCAAAGGTGTAGTATTTAATACGATTTCATACTGCTCATCCCTTTTTGTGATGGAGAAAAATGTCAATCTATCTCTCCCTCTCATAACAGCGTGTTCCGAGTTACATTCCTCAGAACCCGAATTCCAATTGCAAAAGCCGATTCAGCTGTAGTTTCTCGACCGGTTGCCTGAGGGTGAATAAGGAGTGGTTCTATTTTTAGGACGGGAACAACACCATACTTTACGTTTAGAGATTTTGTGTCTGCATTAAGAGTGCACCGAGCGCACACAAGCGCCAACATCgtgattttttcaatttcttttgaaaaaacaaattttaaaaatctagcTTGGTCAAATTATGCTACACTATATAAACgacttaattaaattcatatatagttacatatagttttctattgtaCAATATGTAGACACAATTTACTAAGCGCACTTTAGTGGCTATCGTTTTCCGTTAAGTAGATTGTGTCAATTATGTccaatataaaacaacaatactttttaatgtaGTCCTTTATCTAGGTAAGCATGATTAGTCCGAgccaaacatttaaaaattgcttctatttaaaataaatggataaaaatatgatggcgATTACTAGccatttttaagttttatatctATTCATCACTATGTAATTCGGTTTTTACAGGAAATAACACTAAAACGACGACCCCACGTGCCAAAATTGGTAAGatgtaattaattcattattttcacttaacattattaatagttatttgttattgaattTTCTGAATATCGAAGATGAAGTCGCAAGCACATTCGAATTCGTGTAGGTTCAAAATATTACTTCACATCACTAGTTTGTATACCATTTCCAGTAATCAATCtagaatttcttttttttttttgcaggaAACAAAACcagaaaaattacaaagaccacagttcaaattaaaacaacaacCTCGAAAGCAAaaattggtaaaataaaataaaagactgCTCCGAAGAATGTTAGTACAATGAATCAAAAGTTAACGACAGTCAAAAGACAGTcaaataagattatttaaggtttaaaataagtacaaatattataagaattaaaagtatattacatatttttatagttccCTCGTTGAGAGCCGATCCTGGTCCAGCGTCAGATCTAtatcacaataatgcattgcCATCGAAACTAAAACCACATGCAAAACTTCATGATCGTATTAACCGTAGAAATTTCtcattcaaactaaacgtgtataaaatttcagctcaatcggttgaagatatcagATAGCAATAGTTATtgcaacttaattttgaatctGATAgctttgtattattattattcaataaaaaaaaagcttgtaaatagGTGGACAATAATGGAAATCAAATAAAACCTCTGgcataaaagtaacaaaaatgtattaaaagtgtataaatgtacaaaaactaaatattcaaGACCTCATGTTCTTTATGTTGGTCAGTTGCTTCATGAGCGATTGAGTCAGACTGCTCATGTCACTGCCCATGTAAGGGGCCCTTTCTTCTTGGAACTGGATGAGGGGTTCTTTCAGAGCCATGATTCCCTTTTGCTTGGTTTTTGGCTTCACATCCAGATATTTAGGCAAAGCATAAGCTGAAACATacaggaaaaatattaattaataatataaataataataaattttagtattGACTTTTGCATTATGCGTAGGAGGATATgcaccaatatttttttatactactgagtCAGCAAACAGGCCACCTGATGTGAAATGGTCACCGCAACCTATCGATGTTGCAACGTATGGGGTGTCACACGCCTGGCATAATTTATGTCTGTATCGCCACCAGAACATCAAATCATCATGTATATTTAACAGAAATTTGTGGTGAGCAATATCAATAAACTTACCCTCTGATTTGCTTTGTTGTTTTTGTGCAACAAAAACTTTGAACAACTCTCTAGCAATAGTATAGTTTTTAGtttccaaataatttaatattctctTCGCTAATCTAACGTTGATGTCATCCTGTTCGTCCTCGTCTTCCAATGCTTTCACTTTTAGATAAAACTGAAcgcgattttttattaactgattAATTATGTCGTCTCTTGAAAGTTTCACTGTTTTCGAC containing:
- the LOC128679855 gene encoding uncharacterized protein LOC128679855 gives rise to the protein MSRLCVCFLYIFAASVVQTGRGHGFYYTKHVSIFRRQSEEECRVCFGHDCVPLTEIKCQYYMATSELQNEPDDEEVTPNNELQVKLDTVLYDYIDSHQDYDNVACISMLSTYTDCHKDNICTGCTTCTCDEGRWVCAVEECHAERLDFNRQLSVALASLKSLVAETGSENQDRKKRSTNKTKGNEFESKITFEELSLWMNDTKMRLEEKVNYIAQTTEQHVKATTNNSEDLGFEEVLSNIALDNNKIRRKKPKLEPVDGDYVRFVEIVTGHNATDVHTNRYADKVEIEDTRFNDDNSFKVDLLENLKARLEKQFKIGNNTVPGIDKEKEHNFEINNYLDDVNSLGIVKRDVSKTKDANILPDEEKASNNNDTMNDFKNNVLYPLISIISDKENELNQLFAIKNSLIALIEGMDSNFTLDMAKINSTSRNKTLFSIYKLEIVPETALSEERLETRRVGGKFKGILMGKDGKGIHILDMYLQKLRHDVFEIIRDLRGIKQSVRSKKLPRDLTLLLRGLNHYVRSQGLSYMKNYQHLNKLRRFLPYDNKAKRMALELLELCDKEIGAQGSINQISDTTKGILQRIVKQNQIDDFVDFGVKISSPEDTLSKDLKTVGSKWPDISEKFLNISPSDKLYNLKLLHLMLTVDIDKMTNAMKLLNFAQNRRVNLDTTLSDEVMTKVQNDIADLNDKIQKYVIKDSERSDSIKQSFDSMESTKSRSFLKQIKSLFKTSRNDIRTMLNKKVSKSDIVKELAKNKLGELAKKKMAQYENTLKKWQSKLRVKTKRSVYDFIQVKGQMKNILPSYLRGKVTPAISKSMKERQSRRYIMYENNTKDVKGHKVQHNNKTTVKHKVTTPKTKVGQDTGKSLRKSKGNNTKTTTPRAKIGNKTRKITKTTVQIKTTTSKAKIGKIK